A window of Nocardiopsis sp. Huas11 genomic DNA:
ACACGCCCTCCACCCGCACGCCCGTCACGCCCGACGAGGAGCCCGAACGCCCCGAGGTCGGCGCCGCCGCCGAGCGCCGCCTGGCCGAGGTCCTGGCCTCGCGGCCCGAACTCCTCCCGGAGTGGCTGCGCCTGGCCGCGGCGGCCGGTCTCAGCCCCGCGCGCGCCACCGTGCCGGACCTGCTGGACCGGGGCGTCGGCGACAGCGAGCTGCGTCCGATGATCGTCGCGGCGGTCGGGCCGCGCGCCCGCTGGCTGGCCCGGTTCACACCCGCCTGGTCCTACGCGCACGCGGTCCCGCTGCCCGGCGACCGCTACCGGGAGCGGGACTGGACCCACGGCACGCCGGGCGAGCGCCGCCACGCCCTGGCCGCCCTGCGCGCCACCGACCCCGCCGCGGCGCGCGCACTGCTCGAGGCGGCCTGGCCCGGACTGCGCCAGGCCGACCAGCGCCGCCACCTGCTGGAGACGCTCGCCACGGGGCTGGGGAACGACGACGAACCCCTGCTCGACCGCGCCCTGGACGACCGGAGCGCCACCGTGCGCGGCCAGGCCCTGGCCCTGCTCACCCGGCTGCCCGAGAGTGCGCACGCGCACCGGCTGCGCGGCTACGTGCGCGAGCTCGCCCGCGTCGACGAGCGCGGCGGCCTCACCGTGGACCCGGTCGCCCCCGACCGGAGCGACATCCTGCGCGACCTCACCCTCGTGGCCGCCGACGGCGAACCCGAGACCGCCGCGACGCGGGCCGAACGCGCCTCGACCCTGGTCACGCACACCCCGATGGACGTGTGGACCGACCTGTTGGGCCAGACGCCCGATGAGCTGGTCGCCCGACTGGAGCGCTCCGACGACGTCCGGCTGCGCGAGACCTTCGCCGGCGCGGCCGGGCTCCAGGGCGACACCGTATGGGCCCGTGCCCTGCTCGGGGCGGTCGGCACCGGCCTGGTGGACCCCCGCTCGCGCCACTACCGCGACCGCGGCGCCCTCCGGCTCGCCGGGCTGTTCGCCGCACTCGCCCCGGACGAGCGCTGCCGCGTGCTGCTGGACGCTGTCGACGACGACACCACGCTGCTGGCCCTGGACCAGGTGATCCGGATGGTGCCGGGCCCGTGGTCCCCGGAGCTGTGCGACTGGGTCGTCCGGCGGTTGCAGAGGCCCCTGAAGCGCAAGAGCGACGTCTCGGGCTTCCGGGTGTTCTGCTCCGTCGCCGCCGAGCACCTGGCCCCCGAACTCCACACCGCACTCCCCGACAGCCCGCCCGCCGACGGCGACTCCGCCGCCGAGGCGCCCTACCTCCGGTTGCGGGACACCCTCCGATTCCGACACGACATGACCCGGGAGCTCTAGTTGTCCACCTCCACCGACGCCGCCACGACCGCCCACCCGTCGCCCGCCACCACCCTCGACGGAGACCTCCGGCCCAGTCCCTCCGGTGCTCTTCGCCCCCACGCCGAGCAGACCTACGCCACCGAGCTGGAGGCGCTGGCCAAGGCCGACGACCGCCGGCGCCCCCCGGGCTGGAAGCTGTCCCCGTGGGCGGTCACCCAGTACCTGCTGGGCACCACGATGGACGACGGCACCGAGATCACGCCCAAGTACATCGGCTCCCGCCGGGTCGTGGAGATCGCCGTCGCGACCCTGGCCACGGACCGCGCGCTGCTGCTGATCGGCGTGCCCGGCACCGCCAAGACCTGGCTCTCCGAGCACCTGGCCGCCGCGATCGCCGGCGACTCGACCCTGCTGGTGCAGGGCACCGCCGGAACCTCGGAGGAGGCCGTCCGCTACGGCTGGAACTACGCCCGGCTGCTCGCGGAGGGGCCCTCCGAGGCCGCGATGGTCCCCAGCCCGGTGATGAACGCGATGGCGCGCGGCTCGATCGCGCGGATCGAGGAGCTCACCCGTATGCCCTCCGACGTCCAGGACGGGCTCATCACGGTCCTGTCGGAGAAGGCGCTGCCCGTCGCCGAACTGGGCGTGGAGGTCCAGGCCCAGCGCGGCTTCAACGTCATCGCCACCGCCAACGACCGCGACCGGGGCGTCAACGACCTCTCCAGCGCGCTGCGCCGCCGCTTCAACACGGTGGTGCTGCCCGTGCCCGACAGCGCGGAGGACGAGGTGCGCATCGTCACCCAGCGGGTGGAGCAGCTCGGCCGGGCGCTGGAGCTGCCCGAGGTGCCCACGAGCCTCACCGAGATCCAGCGGGTGGTCACCGTCTTCCGTGAACTGCGCTCGGGGGTGACCGAGGACAACGGCACCAAGGTCAAGTCGCCCAGCGGCACCCTGAGCACGGCCGAGGCGATCTCGGTCCTCACCAACGGCATCGCCCTGGCCGCCCACTTCGGCGACGGGCAGCTGCGTCCGGCCGACGTCGCCGCGGGCATCCAGGGGGCGGTGGTCCAGGACCGCGTCTCCGACGGCGTGGTGTGGCGCGAGTACCTGGAGACCGTGGCGCGCGGCCGCGAGGGGTGGAGCGAGTTCTACCGCGCCTGCCGCGAGGTGAGCGCCTGATGGCACGACTGGACACCAGTGGGCTGCACGTCCTGGGCGTGCGGCACCACGGTCCGGGCTCGGCCAGGGCGGTCCGCGCGGCCCTGGAGGAGATCAAGCCGGACGCCGTGCTGATCGAGGGGCCGCCCGAGGCGGACGCCCTCACCGGCCTGGTCGGCGAGCTGGAGCCGCCGGTCGCCCTGCTGGCCTATCTCGCCGACACCCCCAAGGGGGACGCGCCGAGGGCGGGGGAGGGGTGGGCGTTCTGGCCGTTCGCGTCCTTCTCCCCGGAGTGGCAGGCGCTGCGGTACGCCGTCGAGAACGACGTTCCCGTGCGCTTTTGCGACCTGCCCGCCGCGCACACCCTGGCCGAGCGCGTGGCCCGTGCCGAGGCGCGGGCGCGGGCCGAGAGGCAGGAGAGCGGGACGGAGGAGACCGCGAAGGAGGAGCAGGAGGAGCAGGAGGGAGGATCCCCGGCGGAGTCGGGAGACGGGGACGGCGGCGACGGTGACGGCGGTGATGCCGACGACGCCCCCGGGGTCCGGGTGGACCCGCTGGGCGTGCTCGCCCGGGCCGCCGGCTACGACGACACCGAGCGCTGGTGGGACGACGTCATCGAGCAGCGGCGCGACGCCCAGCCGTCGCCGTTCCCCGCGATCGCCGACGCCATGGCGGCCGTGCGCGCCGAGACCGGCCCGGAACGGGGCTGGGACGCGCGACGGGAGGCGTACATGCGCCAGACCCTGCGCGCGGTGCTCAGGGAGGGGCACGACCGGGTCGCCGTGGTGTGCGGCGCCTGGCACGCGCCCGCCCTGCGCGACGTGGCCGACTACCCGGTCAAGGACGACACCGCGCTGCTGCGCGGACTGCCCAAGGTGAAGGTCAACGCCACGTGGGTGCCGTGGACCCACGGGCGGCTGGCGTCCGACAGCGGCTACGGGGCGGGGGTGTCCTCGCCGGGCTGGTACCACCACCTGTTCACCGCGCCCGACCGGCCGGTGCACCGCTGGCTCACCGACGCCGCGCGGCTGCTGCGCGAGGAGGGCCAGCCGGTCTCCTCGTCGCACGTCATCGAGGGCGTGCGGCTGGCGGAGACGCTGTCGGTCCTGCGCGGGCGGCCCCTCGCCGGCCTCGACGAGGTGTCCGAGGCGCTCACCTGCGTCCTGTGCGAGGGCGAGACCGCCCGCGCGGCGCTCGTCCACCGCACGATGGCGATCGGCGAGCGCATGGGAGCGGTGCCGCCGAGCACGCCCATGGTGCCGTTGCAGCGCGACCTCACCGCCGCCCAGAAACGGCTGCGGCTCAAGCCCGAGCCCTTCGACCGCGATCTCGACCTCGACCTGCGCAAGGAGAGCCAGCGCGAGCGCGGCGTGCTGCTGCACCGGCTGCGGATGCTCGGCGTGGCGTGGGGCGTGCCCCGGGAGGGGGACGGCGGGCGGCGCGGCACGTTCCGGGAGGCCTGGCGGCTGCGCTGGGAACCGGATATGGACGTGGCGCTGATCGAGGCGAGCCGGTGGGGCACCACGGTGGCCTCGGCCGCCGGAGCCCGGGCGGCCGACCTCGCCGCCGACGCCGACCTGCCGGGGCTCACCGCCCTCACCGAGCAGTGCCTGCTCGCCGAACTCGGCGAGGCGCTGCCGCACGTGCTGTCCCTGCTCACCGACCGCGCGGCCACCGACAGCGACGTCACCCACCTGATGGCCGCGCTCCCGGCGCTGGCGCGGTCGGCCAGGTACGGCGACGTGCGCGGGACGGACGGCGGCCACCTGCGCGCGGTCGCCGAGCAGATCCTGCGGCGGGTGTGCGTGGGACTGGGCCCGGCGGTGCACGGACTGGACGACGACGCGGCGGCCGAGTTCGTCCGGCGCATCGACCACACGCACGACGCGGCGTCCCTGCTGGGCGGCGACGCCTTCGACGCCTGGACGGCCGCGCTCGTCGCCCTGGCGCGGCGCGACACCCTGCCCGGACGGATCGCCGGCCGGCTCACCCGGATGCTGTCCGACGGCGGGCTGCTGGCCGCCGACGAACTGCGCCGACGCCTCGGACTGGCGATGTCGCCGGGCACCGAGCCCGCTGACGCGGCCGCGTGGCTGGAGGGGTTCCTGCGGGGCAGCGGGCTCATCCTGGTCCACGACGACCGCCTGTTCGGGCTCATCGACACCTGGCTGCTGAGCCTGCCCGAGGAGCGGTTCACGGCGGTGCTGCCGCTGCTGCGGCGCACGTTCGGCGCCTTCGACGCACCGGAGCGGCGCGCGATCGGTGACGCCGCCGCCCGGATCGACGGGTCGCCCCGCTCCGACGACGCGGACGCCGAGCGCCGCCTCGTCGACGCGGGCCGAGCCGCGCCCGCCGTGGCGGCGGTGGCGGCCCTGCTCACCAACGGAAGGAGTCTCGCGTGAACGCCGTGGACGAACGGGAACGCCGCTGGCGGCTGGTCCTGGGCCGGGAGGCCCAGTGCGGGGGCGGTCTGAGCAGCGCGGACCAGGGGATGGACGCCGCCCTGGAGGCCCTGTACAACCAGGGAGACGGCGCCGCCGGCCGCGGGTCCGGCCGCCGCTCCGCGGGCCTGGGCGCCTCCGCCCCGCGGGTGTCGCGGTGGCTGGGCGACATCCGTGAGTACTTCCCGACCTCCGTCGTGCAGGTCATGCAGAAGGACGCCATGGAGCGCCTCGGTCTGCACCGGCTCCTGCTGGAGCCGGAGATGATGGAGGCCGTCGAACCCGACGTGCACCTGGTGGGCACGCTGCTCTCGCTCAACCGGGTGATGCCGGCCGAGGCCCGCGAGTCCGCCCGCGCGGTGGTGCGCAAGGTGGTCGAGGACCTGGAGCGCCGGGTGGCGCAGAAGACCCGCTCGGTGGTGCGCGGCGCCATCGACCGGTCGTCGCGCACGACCCGGCCGCGCCGGGCCGCCGACATCGACTGGAACGCCACGATCCGCCGCAACCTGGCGCACTACCTGCCCGAGCACAACACGATCGTGCCGCAGACCCTCGTGGGGTACGGGCGGCGCAGCCGGGGGGTGCAGAAGGACGTGGTGCTGGCGATCGACCAGAGCGGCTCGATGGCCTCCTCCGTGGTGTACGCCAGCGTGTTCGGCGCGGTCCTTGCCTCGATGAGCGCGCTGCGGACCTCGCTGGTGGCCTTCGACACCGCGGTCGTCGACCTGACCGAGGAGCTCACCGACCCCGTCGAGGTCCTGTTCGGCACCCAGCTCGGCGGCGGTACCGACATCAACCGGGCCATCGCCTACTGCCAAGGGCTGATCACCAAGCCCAACGACTCGGTGTTCGTGCTGATCAGCGACCTGTACGAGGGCGGCGTCCGCGCGGAGATGCTCAAGCGCGTGGCCGCGATGAAGTCCGCCGGCGTGCAGGTGGTGGTCCTGCTCGCCCTGTCCGACGAGGGCGCGCCGTTCTACGACCGCACGAACGCCGCGGCCCTGGCGGAGATGGACGTCCCCGCGTTCGCCTGTACCCCGGACGCCTTCCCGGAGCTCATGGCCGCCGCCATCCAGGGCCTGCCCCTGACCGCGTGGGTCGACAAGCACCAGGACGAGTGACCGGTCGGGGGCCGCGCCGCGCGGTGCGGCCCCCGACCGGGCGCGGTCGGTGGCTCTCGCGCCCGGGCCCCGCCCTACTTCGTGAGGTCGATGAGCCCCTCGACGTAGGACTGGTACTCCAGCAGGGCCAGGCGCAGCGCCTCGGTGTCCGGCTCCTCGGCGCTCCACGCGGAACGCAGTTCGGCGCGGCGCTCGGTCAGGGCGTTGACCAGGGCGTCGGTCATCTTCTCGGCCAGGGCGTCGGCCTGCTCCACCGCCTGTGCCGGGTCGTCGACGAACGCGCCCCGGGCCTCCCGCAGGTCGTCCCTGGCGCCCGCCGTGCTCCGCGGCCGCGGCTTCCACGGGGTCCGGGACCGATCGGTCGACCTTCGACGGGCGGTGCCGCGGGTCGTGGTGGCGGGGGCGGGCGAGGAGGCGCCGCCCGAGCTCCGCGGCGCCGGGGCCTTCGCTTCGGGCTTCCTCTCGGGTGGTTTCGCGCGTTCGGCCACGGGTCTCTCCAGACCTGGTCGGTGTGCGGATCCGGTCGGGTGCGCGGCCGGGGGCGCGGCCGCGCCGTCGTGCTGCCGGAAACGGTCCTCCGTGCGGCGAGCGCGCATGGTCCACCGCGCGTGCTGCTGCTCCGGGGTGTCGCTCAACGTGTGGCCTCCGGCGCCGGGTCCTTCGGTCTCTTCGGCGCGAGGCCGGGTTCGGAGCGCAGCGTGGGCGGTGGCGTGCCCAGGAGGGCGGTCACCAGCCCCCGGCAGGCCACCAGGGCCTCCCGCAGGTGCTCCGTGTCGGCCTGTTCCGCTGGAGACAGCGCGACGTTCGCACGACGGGCTTCGGCGACCGCGTGGGCGTGCTCCACGGACAGGTCCCGCAGACGGTCCTCGAACCCTCCGGCGCGGTCGGGGTAACCCAGGTCCGTCATGATCCGCTCCACCAGCGCCCGGGCGTCGCCCACGGCCGCGGCCGGATCGTCGACGAAACCCTCCTGGACCGTCGACCAGGACCGGGTGTGGCCGTCGCGTTCGGCGTCGGTGAGCGTGCGCACCGATGTCTGCCGGTGCCGTCTCAGTCGCTCGTCCAGCTCCCTCTCGGCGACCGACCGGTCGCCCTGGGCCGCCGCGACCGCGGCGTCGTACTCGGGACCGAAGCGCTTCCTCAGGCGGGCGCCGCGCCAAGCGGGAAGCAACCGAAAGTAGGCGGCGATGAGAACGGCCGCCACGGCTGCGGCCACCAGCACGGTGATCAGGACGACGGTTCCGCTCAAGACGCGCACCTCCCGCAGAGCTCCCATGCCCGTCAAGGCCGCACCAAAACGGAGCCAAGCCCGGGTCACGCGGCCGGGCGCGGACATTTGGTGCAAATCTCCCTGATTCTGGCGGACTGGGACGGACCGGAACCCTTTTGTGGCCTGTCCGCCGAAGGGCCCGCGCACGTGGCGTTCCGTTCGCCCGACCGGGCGCGTTCAGTCCGTCGCGGGGCAGGGATCGTCGAGAGTGTCGACCGGGGTGAGGGCGACCGAGAACCGGGGCACGCGGGTGACGCCCTCCTCCCGGTCCCAGAGCAGGTCGACGTCGTTGGCGCCCGCGAAGTACAGGACCGGCCGGTCCGTCGTCAGCGGCGGTCCGACACGGGTGACGGGGTCCTCGCCCGGATCGACGCACACCACCGCGGGTTCCACACCGCTGTGGAATCGGGACTCGCCGCCCTCGGCGCGGTAGGTCTCGACATGGGCCTCGCCCTGGGCGGCGTCCTCGCGGAGCTGGTCCGTCAGCGCGCCCAGCACGTAGGCGAGGCCGAACAGGACCGCCAACACTCCGATGAGGAACGGGGCACCGCCGATCGTGACCAGATGGAAGTGCCGGATCAGGCCGAACAGGCCGAGTGAGACGACCAGGGCCTGTAACACCCGGGGCGCGCTCTCGGTCGTCGCCGCGAAGCGGCTGATGCCGGAGAGCGCCACCTCGTCGGCGCCGATACCGAAGGCGTCCAGGTAGACGGTCAGGCTGAAGTCGCCCAACGCCACCATGGCGGGGATCGCCAGGACGGTGATGATCAGGGGAAACCAGGTGTTGGCCAGACTCTCCGGGATCCGGATCAGGACCTGCCACAGGCCGAAGAGGCAGGGGACGGCGATCATGGTGGTGATCA
This region includes:
- a CDS encoding DUF5691 domain-containing protein yields the protein MTTPPSDSWDLLVSAALVGTGRRAVPDTPELPATPADAPARVLLDRAALAAVRRDAGYTPSTRTPVTPDEEPERPEVGAAAERRLAEVLASRPELLPEWLRLAAAAGLSPARATVPDLLDRGVGDSELRPMIVAAVGPRARWLARFTPAWSYAHAVPLPGDRYRERDWTHGTPGERRHALAALRATDPAAARALLEAAWPGLRQADQRRHLLETLATGLGNDDEPLLDRALDDRSATVRGQALALLTRLPESAHAHRLRGYVRELARVDERGGLTVDPVAPDRSDILRDLTLVAADGEPETAATRAERASTLVTHTPMDVWTDLLGQTPDELVARLERSDDVRLRETFAGAAGLQGDTVWARALLGAVGTGLVDPRSRHYRDRGALRLAGLFAALAPDERCRVLLDAVDDDTTLLALDQVIRMVPGPWSPELCDWVVRRLQRPLKRKSDVSGFRVFCSVAAEHLAPELHTALPDSPPADGDSAAEAPYLRLRDTLRFRHDMTREL
- a CDS encoding AAA family ATPase; protein product: MEALAKADDRRRPPGWKLSPWAVTQYLLGTTMDDGTEITPKYIGSRRVVEIAVATLATDRALLLIGVPGTAKTWLSEHLAAAIAGDSTLLVQGTAGTSEEAVRYGWNYARLLAEGPSEAAMVPSPVMNAMARGSIARIEELTRMPSDVQDGLITVLSEKALPVAELGVEVQAQRGFNVIATANDRDRGVNDLSSALRRRFNTVVLPVPDSAEDEVRIVTQRVEQLGRALELPEVPTSLTEIQRVVTVFRELRSGVTEDNGTKVKSPSGTLSTAEAISVLTNGIALAAHFGDGQLRPADVAAGIQGAVVQDRVSDGVVWREYLETVARGREGWSEFYRACREVSA
- a CDS encoding DUF5682 family protein, translating into MARLDTSGLHVLGVRHHGPGSARAVRAALEEIKPDAVLIEGPPEADALTGLVGELEPPVALLAYLADTPKGDAPRAGEGWAFWPFASFSPEWQALRYAVENDVPVRFCDLPAAHTLAERVARAEARARAERQESGTEETAKEEQEEQEGGSPAESGDGDGGDGDGGDADDAPGVRVDPLGVLARAAGYDDTERWWDDVIEQRRDAQPSPFPAIADAMAAVRAETGPERGWDARREAYMRQTLRAVLREGHDRVAVVCGAWHAPALRDVADYPVKDDTALLRGLPKVKVNATWVPWTHGRLASDSGYGAGVSSPGWYHHLFTAPDRPVHRWLTDAARLLREEGQPVSSSHVIEGVRLAETLSVLRGRPLAGLDEVSEALTCVLCEGETARAALVHRTMAIGERMGAVPPSTPMVPLQRDLTAAQKRLRLKPEPFDRDLDLDLRKESQRERGVLLHRLRMLGVAWGVPREGDGGRRGTFREAWRLRWEPDMDVALIEASRWGTTVASAAGARAADLAADADLPGLTALTEQCLLAELGEALPHVLSLLTDRAATDSDVTHLMAALPALARSARYGDVRGTDGGHLRAVAEQILRRVCVGLGPAVHGLDDDAAAEFVRRIDHTHDAASLLGGDAFDAWTAALVALARRDTLPGRIAGRLTRMLSDGGLLAADELRRRLGLAMSPGTEPADAAAWLEGFLRGSGLILVHDDRLFGLIDTWLLSLPEERFTAVLPLLRRTFGAFDAPERRAIGDAAARIDGSPRSDDADAERRLVDAGRAAPAVAAVAALLTNGRSLA
- a CDS encoding VWA domain-containing protein; the protein is MNAVDERERRWRLVLGREAQCGGGLSSADQGMDAALEALYNQGDGAAGRGSGRRSAGLGASAPRVSRWLGDIREYFPTSVVQVMQKDAMERLGLHRLLLEPEMMEAVEPDVHLVGTLLSLNRVMPAEARESARAVVRKVVEDLERRVAQKTRSVVRGAIDRSSRTTRPRRAADIDWNATIRRNLAHYLPEHNTIVPQTLVGYGRRSRGVQKDVVLAIDQSGSMASSVVYASVFGAVLASMSALRTSLVAFDTAVVDLTEELTDPVEVLFGTQLGGGTDINRAIAYCQGLITKPNDSVFVLISDLYEGGVRAEMLKRVAAMKSAGVQVVVLLALSDEGAPFYDRTNAAALAEMDVPAFACTPDAFPELMAAAIQGLPLTAWVDKHQDE